TTGCTCTAGCGGTGCTCATGATTCCTTTGCTAATTGGAACTAAATTATTCTACGTTTATACgaacagaaaaagagagaaaatatgGAGTTCCATGACATATGAAGAGCGTGATGAATATATAAAGACAACCAAGGACGAAGGTTCTCGTAGGCTTAACTTCAGGTTTTCCCACTAAACTCAATTTTTAGTTGGAAATAATGAAAGAGTACAGCAAAaaggtttttttttcttcctttagAGCTTGCCTGTGGACACCTAGCTTATCTAAACATGACGTTATCGTAGGTTAGCGATTATTTGAACTACTTAGTCGATACCCCAGTCAGCAGAAATATAGATACTCTAGTTGGGTAAAAGAATTACTACAAATCATCAACAGATTGGACGATGATGGATGTACTTCTTTATAATTTTTAGTAGGAATGATAATACAAATAGAAAGGAAAGAGGGATTCTGAATAGCTGCCTCTTCCATTGGCAATTGGTGTACGGCTGTAATATTACAAAAGTTATCACCGTAGGATGGGTCGATAGACGGATCTCTAGTCAGTGCCGTTAAATGCATTCCTAGGCCAGATGACCGCAATGAACCCCTTCAGCCAAGTTAAGATTGACTTTCCTAATGAGAAAGCTCAGAATACTTGCAGACTAAATAGGAACGCTAAACAGACTCAAATTTTAACCAGAAATCCTAAGGTTAACGTGGATCCCATCCTTGCTGGCCGTGAAGTTGATAAAAGGTATTCGGTATGCATAGTATCTAGACCAACTGACAGTATTCGGATGTATATCAAGTCCATTCAGGATAAACTACATATGATTCCTGGAGTCTGGTTAACCCCTCCCGATCAACTTCATACAACTGTGATGGAAATCGTACATTCAAAGCCTCCGGCTGAAATTGAGTCCATCGTCCACGCTTTGAAAACCGTCTTTCCTAAAATATGTGATATGGCGTGTGAAGTTTCGCTGGTTCATAACCCATTAGTGAACTTCGATGCCAATGCCATAGCATTATCTTTTACTTCtacttgttcttctcaTATAGAACAGCGGGTTAGGGTATACGACTTCTTAACAAGTCACGGTATCGATGTGCAACCTCGCTATGTGGGTCCTTCCTTACACATTACTATTGCACGATTCACCGAGGAACTTCCCGAATATCAAGTTTTGAAATTACTCCAATTAATAAAGGAGCTCAATCAATCCCTCGAAGATATCGAATGGAAGGTAGGCAACTTAGAGCTTTGCTCTGGAGCTATTTGGTATGGTCAACATGGAAAAATGTATCAATGAAGAGTCAATGCTTAATTAAATGCTAGATTATGAGATGGTGAATGCCATACGATATTCAACTGGACcgttttctttccttttacACAATACAAGTCTTGAGGATCTTTAACAATAAATATGTAGCTGCTCTTCTAATTGGGcagaaatgaaagaagaactcaTAATCATTCTTCTGAGCCAAACGATTTGTGATCATGATTTATATGCCTATTGTCCATGGCATATCTTATTTATGATGTGCATGAAGGATATCCCTTTGTTGGCTTCAATGTATTGGCACAGGTTTCAATTGATTTATGAATTCCGTAATAGCATATGCCAATATGCTCGCTTGCCTCAGGTTAGAATACTTAGGTCTATAGAATTCAGAGGACGTCCAATTAGTTGGGTGATAGGGCTTGTTGCATCATAGGTATACAATCTACAGAAAATATACCTACATATTAACATGCTTTATTAGGGTGTATTATTCGGAACGACTGTGAAATCTCTTTAaagttgaatttgatgtAAACTCATAATTAGGTGGCATGGTCGTTTCTTTACCACTATGTTATATTCtcagaagaaaagagtttTCCCGTAAGTATAAAAGAGTGCGGCTGCTTTTACATATTCTGGTGCATGAAGTTGTTTGGTTTTTCCACCCACCCCTGCATATTGTCCGTCTTacaggagaagaaatgcgtctcttttcttttgcCGGGAAATCTCAGGCATTGAAGAGCTGTGTGTACATCCCAGAGATCCTTATCTGATCTTAATTAGTTAACTGGTTACTAATCATTTTTGCGATGTATGTCTAGCTCATCAAACCCGATAGGAAGCCCGACTAAGATAAGGCTTTCGACTATGTCGCTAACCACAAGGCGGTTTTTCGAATTTACTCTCCAACAACTTTTACTTCATTGTTTTCAGTCGGATCTTATTTGTTTATGCGCATATAGTATTATTTACGTAGCGCATTActatttctttttgaatccTTCTCTGCAGATTTCGCGCACCTCAAAGTTATCCGCGCGAATCATCCataataaaagaaaagactCTGAGTAAAATTCTCACCCCCCCACAATCACTGCCCCCTCCCCCCAGTAATTAAATCTCAGCCACTCCTCCATTGACCTGAATATCGGCGCCGGTAATGTAGCTCGAAGCATCAGAGGCTAAGAAGGAGACAACACTGGCAATTTCTTCTGGGCGACCAACACGACCAATAGGAATCTGGTCACCCAAAAGCTTGATATCTTCGATACCGACACCAGTATGCAGCATAGGAGTCTCAATGTAACCGGGGCTAACCACGTTAACACGGATTCCACGTGACTTGAGCTCTGCAGTCCAAGTCCTGGCAAGTGAACGAATAGCAGCCTTAGTCGCTCCATACAAACTGAGGGTTGGCAATCCCTTCTTATTTGCAATGGACGATGTCAGAATAACAGAGCTATTATTCGAAAGCAAGGGAAGAGCCTCCTGAACTGTGAAAATCACacctttcaagttgatggATGTTATTTTGTCGTAAGCATCCTCGGTAATCTCACCAAGTGGTGCAGTGATAGCTACTCCAGCATTGGCAAAGATAATGTCTACTCTACCATGAGACTTCTTGATACCGGCATACAAGTTTCTGATGTCAGAAACATTTGAAGAGTCCACTCTGACTGGAATGGCATTCTTACCAATGTCTAATGCGGCTTGCTTTAATTTGGCTTCCTGTATATCAGTGACGAAAACAGTTGCACCTTGAGTTGCGAGAAGTTTCGCAGTGGCCAATCCAATACCACTAGCTGCGCCAGTAACGACAGCAACCTTTCCAGTTAATAACGACATGATTGATTGCAGTTGAAAGGgagatgatttcaaattAGATCCAATCCTACTCTATTTATTCTTTTGGAGAATTTGCTGCTTCACA
The sequence above is a segment of the Brettanomyces nanus chromosome 4, complete sequence genome. Coding sequences within it:
- a CDS encoding uncharacterized protein (EggNog:ENOG41); its protein translation is MTLNRNAKQTQILTRNPKVNVDPILAGREVDKRYSVCIVSRPTDSIRMYIKSIQDKLHMIPGVWLTPPDQLHTTVMEIVHSKPPAEIESIVHALKTVFPKICDMACEVSLVHNPLVNFDANAIALSFTSTCSSHIEQRVRVYDFLTSHGIDVQPRYVGPSLHITIARFTEELPEYQVLKLLQLIKELNQSLEDIEWKVGNLELCSGAIWYGQHGKMYQ
- a CDS encoding uncharacterized protein (EggNog:ENOG41), which gives rise to MSLLTGKVAVVTGAASGIGLATAKLLATQGATVFVTDIQEAKLKQAALDIGKNAIPVRVDSSNVSDIRNLYAGIKKSHGRVDIIFANAGVAITAPLGEITEDAYDKITSINLKGVIFTVQEALPLLSNNSSVILTSSIANKKGLPTLSLYGATKAAIRSLARTWTAELKSRGIRVNVVSPGYIETPMLHTGVGIEDIKLLGDQIPIGRVGRPEEIASVVSFLASDASSYITGADIQVNGGVAEI